Proteins co-encoded in one Candidatus Krumholzibacteriota bacterium genomic window:
- a CDS encoding glycosyltransferase produces MKVLCVTNLFPDASRPGLAPFNRQQFLHLAASHELAVVSPVPWPHRLRFALAGRAPRPTAETAASMSVVYPTYWYAPKAMRRFYGRWYERAIAGPFRQIAASLRPDIVYATWAYPDCWAAARLAAGAGLPLVSRLHGTDVNQGLESRARRPFVLEAMRASSRIVAVSAALRQTLVEAGIDGSRIAVVMNGIDTALFRPRDRSGERRRLGLRFDARIVLYAGNFKAIKGVPVLVEAFARAAVPGAELHLVGDGPQERLLRGLARRAGIAGSVFFHGRAPHERVASFMGAADLFCLPSLAEGTPNVVLEALACGLPVVATDTGGTPEILAPENGILVPPGAAEALAGAIVDGLGRGWDRARIVSPAGSWEENARRISVLFAEAAAGEGRVE; encoded by the coding sequence ATGAAGGTCCTCTGCGTGACCAATCTCTTTCCCGACGCCTCCCGTCCCGGACTCGCCCCCTTCAACCGCCAGCAGTTCCTTCATCTCGCCGCATCGCACGAGCTCGCCGTCGTCTCGCCCGTGCCCTGGCCCCACCGCCTGCGTTTCGCCCTCGCCGGGCGGGCGCCCCGGCCGACCGCGGAGACGGCGGCCTCGATGAGCGTCGTCTATCCCACGTACTGGTACGCGCCGAAGGCGATGCGGCGCTTCTACGGCCGCTGGTACGAGCGGGCGATCGCCGGGCCCTTCCGGCAAATCGCCGCCTCGCTCCGCCCCGACATCGTCTACGCGACCTGGGCCTACCCGGACTGCTGGGCGGCCGCGCGACTCGCCGCCGGGGCGGGCCTGCCGCTCGTCTCGCGGCTGCACGGCACCGACGTCAACCAGGGGCTCGAGAGCCGGGCGCGCCGCCCGTTCGTCCTCGAGGCGATGCGCGCCTCGAGCCGCATCGTCGCGGTGAGCGCGGCCCTCCGGCAAACCCTCGTCGAGGCGGGGATCGACGGGTCCAGGATCGCCGTCGTCATGAACGGGATCGACACGGCGCTCTTCCGGCCCCGCGACCGGAGCGGCGAGCGGCGCCGGCTCGGGCTCCGGTTCGACGCGCGGATCGTCCTCTACGCGGGCAACTTCAAGGCGATCAAGGGAGTGCCCGTCCTCGTCGAGGCCTTCGCCCGCGCGGCGGTGCCCGGGGCCGAGCTGCACCTCGTCGGCGACGGCCCGCAGGAGAGACTCCTGCGCGGTCTCGCGCGGCGGGCGGGGATCGCCGGAAGCGTCTTCTTCCACGGGCGGGCGCCGCACGAGCGCGTGGCGTCGTTCATGGGCGCCGCCGACCTCTTCTGCCTGCCGAGCCTCGCCGAGGGCACGCCGAACGTCGTCCTCGAGGCCCTCGCCTGCGGCCTGCCCGTCGTCGCCACCGACACGGGGGGAACCCCGGAGATTCTCGCCCCCGAAAACGGTATTCTCGTTCCCCCGGGAGCGGCCGAGGCGCTCGCCGGCGCGATCGTCGACGGCCTCGGGCGCGGGTGGGACCGCGCGCGGATCGTGTCGCCGGCCGGTTCCTGGGAAGAGAACGCCCGGCGGATCTCGGTTCTCTTCGCCGAGGCGGCCGCCGGGGAAGGGCGGGTGGAATGA
- a CDS encoding O-antigen ligase family protein, whose protein sequence is MSNRVIIPALAAILALATILMLLASVKVALAAFGAMLVAVLVFFKPFWGLLAYLAMVYLRPQEFVPALQGMPIMLAISLLVLGVFILHTIIQRRPFTGFRLRQSVFMLVFFIIIPLSQLQRFYLFGAKEAFSSFLPVFILFFMIIALVGSFDQLRTVFTMLFVMTLMLAVNGIFQYYNGTDIAGQTPIEGNRIRWIGIFADPNDLGLALLTFTPFALVKMTRPAISAVWRLAWAPAFVVLVYALYLTNSRGTALGLIVVFVVFLVRRLGAWKGLLIGLLVAAAMFAAGPSRLADVSPEEASASGRIDAWATGLNLFFWRPILGIGYNSFTEYHHLTAHNSVVLCMAELGLAGLFVWLLMIFTSFDEMRSLLRRAPGTRYGVYAEAMLLSIAGFFAAAFFLSRTYNSVLYVVIAVSALLSRFASEEHGFTIAFLDRRTAIAVSALTVGLVGLVKVLVML, encoded by the coding sequence ATGAGTAACCGCGTCATCATTCCCGCGCTCGCCGCCATCCTCGCGCTGGCGACTATACTGATGCTCCTGGCCTCCGTCAAGGTCGCGCTCGCGGCCTTCGGCGCGATGCTCGTCGCCGTTCTCGTCTTCTTCAAGCCCTTCTGGGGACTGCTCGCCTACCTCGCGATGGTCTACCTGCGGCCGCAGGAGTTCGTGCCCGCCCTGCAGGGGATGCCGATCATGCTGGCGATCTCGCTGCTCGTCCTCGGCGTCTTCATCCTCCACACGATCATCCAGCGACGGCCCTTCACGGGATTCCGGCTCCGCCAGAGCGTCTTCATGCTCGTCTTCTTCATCATCATCCCGCTCTCGCAGCTCCAGCGCTTCTACCTCTTCGGCGCGAAGGAGGCCTTCTCGAGCTTTCTGCCCGTCTTCATCCTCTTCTTCATGATCATCGCCCTCGTCGGCTCCTTCGACCAGTTGCGGACGGTCTTCACGATGCTCTTCGTCATGACGCTCATGCTGGCGGTCAACGGGATCTTCCAGTACTACAACGGCACGGACATCGCCGGGCAGACGCCGATCGAGGGCAACAGGATCCGCTGGATCGGCATCTTCGCCGACCCGAACGACCTCGGCCTCGCCCTGCTCACCTTCACGCCGTTCGCCCTCGTCAAGATGACGCGGCCGGCGATCTCCGCCGTCTGGCGGCTCGCGTGGGCGCCGGCGTTCGTCGTGCTCGTCTACGCCCTCTATCTCACCAACTCCCGCGGCACGGCCCTCGGGCTGATTGTCGTCTTCGTCGTCTTTCTCGTGCGGCGGCTCGGCGCGTGGAAGGGACTCCTCATCGGCCTCCTCGTCGCCGCGGCGATGTTCGCCGCCGGTCCGAGCCGTCTCGCCGACGTCTCGCCCGAGGAGGCCTCGGCGAGCGGACGGATCGACGCGTGGGCCACGGGGCTCAACCTCTTCTTCTGGCGGCCGATCCTCGGGATCGGCTACAACAGCTTCACCGAGTACCACCACCTCACCGCGCACAACTCGGTGGTCCTCTGCATGGCCGAGCTGGGCCTCGCCGGCCTCTTCGTGTGGCTGCTGATGATCTTCACCTCCTTCGACGAGATGCGCTCGCTGCTCCGTCGGGCCCCCGGCACGCGGTACGGCGTCTACGCCGAGGCGATGCTCCTGTCGATCGCCGGCTTCTTCGCGGCGGCGTTCTTCCTCTCGCGGACCTACAACAGCGTCCTCTACGTCGTCATCGCCGTCTCCGCGCTCCTCTCGCGCTTCGCGAGCGAGGAGCATGGTTTCACCATCGCCTTTCTCGACCGCCGGACGGCGATCGCGGTATCGGCCTTGACGGTGGGGCTCGTCGGCCTGGTCAAGGTGCTCGTGATGCTCTAG
- a CDS encoding alpha/beta hydrolase, with the protein MTQERHFFFRTDGTPLFATLHLPAGGAAGRTALVVCDSLFEEKYWCERVFANLGRAAAAAGAATLLFDYAGYGNSAGEPIDVDPASLVRDAADACRFARDLGASRIVFLGIRWGAAVASAAAGVAGADALVLVQPIRDWSPELMKALRANVAGQYAIFRKTVMTREQIIGELAAGGACEHGGYHMNNVEGYLFSHRFVEGAREMTLPATTGTDIPVTIVRIPEKAGAPVRDDGLADAIRAGGATCEEIVIPDDNAFWINNRIFTSRAPGFVEAIVSRLAGGGRGEAGAPATGDARPAGGGPKEQERADAPAVVAMAGDDLPGAADAVTIGGVREEAVVLDGGETGPVAGVMYRPDGAARETGVVFTHGGLIGMNGAFRFNTRAARRLAAAGFPCLCADTHGVGRSGSRLGNVEQRVLFRWICNGLFADDVVAAARLLRERSGARRIAAVGVCGGAITNLIAQSRSAEIDDSVLLSIPVMLPSLRYGEVRMSEGYARFYLGLYLRKIFNLRAWWRFLTFRSEYDKIFAALGGFLAGLSRRIGGSANRRPAPPPAKPAAKSGLSVTVPGAGEDMSFNDDFLRAYRAIVGRGGQIDFVFGEHDNFRWEFESEFLARMPGEIERGRGLVTIESIEHANHMYTLREWQDEIVRRCAARFSGGD; encoded by the coding sequence ATGACGCAGGAACGGCATTTCTTTTTCAGGACGGACGGCACGCCGCTGTTCGCCACGCTGCACCTCCCTGCGGGCGGCGCGGCCGGACGCACCGCGCTCGTCGTGTGCGATTCCCTTTTCGAGGAGAAGTACTGGTGCGAGCGGGTCTTCGCCAACCTCGGCCGCGCGGCCGCGGCGGCGGGGGCGGCGACGCTCCTCTTCGATTACGCCGGCTACGGGAACAGCGCCGGGGAGCCGATCGACGTGGATCCCGCGAGCCTCGTGCGCGACGCGGCGGACGCCTGCCGGTTCGCGCGCGACCTGGGCGCCTCCCGGATCGTTTTCCTCGGCATCCGCTGGGGGGCCGCCGTGGCCTCGGCCGCGGCCGGCGTCGCCGGCGCCGACGCGCTCGTTCTCGTCCAGCCGATCCGCGACTGGTCGCCGGAGCTGATGAAGGCGCTCCGCGCCAACGTCGCCGGCCAGTACGCCATCTTCCGGAAGACGGTGATGACGCGCGAGCAGATCATCGGGGAACTGGCCGCCGGCGGCGCCTGCGAGCACGGCGGCTACCACATGAACAACGTCGAGGGCTATCTCTTCTCTCACCGGTTCGTCGAGGGGGCGCGCGAAATGACGCTGCCCGCGACCACCGGCACGGACATTCCCGTCACGATCGTCCGCATCCCCGAGAAGGCCGGCGCCCCCGTCCGCGACGACGGCCTCGCCGACGCGATCCGCGCGGGGGGCGCGACCTGCGAGGAGATCGTCATCCCCGACGACAACGCCTTCTGGATAAACAACCGCATCTTCACCTCCCGGGCGCCGGGTTTCGTCGAGGCGATCGTCTCGCGGCTCGCCGGCGGCGGACGCGGGGAAGCGGGCGCGCCGGCGACCGGCGACGCACGCCCGGCCGGCGGCGGTCCGAAGGAGCAAGAGCGGGCGGACGCGCCCGCGGTCGTCGCCATGGCGGGCGACGATCTTCCCGGCGCAGCCGATGCGGTCACGATCGGCGGCGTCCGCGAGGAGGCCGTCGTTCTGGACGGCGGCGAAACGGGGCCGGTGGCGGGCGTCATGTACCGCCCCGACGGGGCTGCGCGGGAGACGGGCGTCGTCTTCACGCACGGCGGGCTGATCGGGATGAACGGCGCGTTCCGCTTCAACACGCGCGCGGCCCGGCGCCTCGCCGCGGCGGGATTCCCCTGCCTCTGCGCCGACACGCACGGCGTGGGCCGCTCGGGCTCGCGGCTCGGGAACGTCGAGCAGCGCGTCCTCTTCCGGTGGATCTGCAACGGCCTCTTCGCCGACGACGTCGTCGCCGCGGCGCGCCTCCTGCGCGAGCGTTCCGGCGCAAGGCGGATCGCCGCGGTCGGCGTCTGCGGCGGCGCGATCACCAACCTCATCGCGCAGAGCCGGTCGGCGGAGATCGACGACTCGGTGCTCCTCTCGATCCCCGTGATGCTGCCGAGCCTGCGCTACGGCGAGGTGCGGATGAGCGAGGGGTACGCGCGCTTCTATCTCGGGCTCTACCTCCGGAAGATCTTCAACCTCCGCGCGTGGTGGCGGTTCCTGACCTTCCGGAGCGAGTACGACAAGATCTTCGCCGCGCTCGGCGGCTTCCTCGCCGGTCTCAGCCGGCGCATCGGCGGATCGGCCAACCGGCGGCCGGCGCCCCCCCCCGCGAAGCCGGCCGCGAAAAGCGGCCTCAGCGTCACCGTGCCCGGCGCCGGGGAGGACATGTCCTTCAACGACGACTTCCTCCGCGCCTACCGGGCGATCGTCGGCCGGGGCGGGCAAATCGACTTCGTCTTCGGCGAGCACGACAACTTCCGGTGGGAGTTCGAGAGCGAGTTCCTCGCGCGGATGCCGGGGGAGATCGAGCGCGGGCGCGGGCTCGTCACGATCGAGTCGATCGAGCACGCGAACCACATGTACACGCTGCGCGAGTGGCAGGACGAGATCGTCAGGCGCTGCGCGGCGCGCTTCTCCGGCGGCGACTGA
- the nadE gene encoding NAD(+) synthase, with protein sequence MAIDAGVLRIDAAATAGKIEAFIRDAVKNTFRRKGIVIGVSGGIDSAVAAALSVRALGAERVHGVILPERDSSPDSRRFALQVIESLGIEHSEFEITAALETFGVYEKRDAVVRRYFPDVADGYRFRLVLPQDLLERDRISAYRLEVDGGDGGIRSARLSRDDYLEMMAANDIKQRLRMTQLYYEAERRYFIVCGTTNRAETAQGFFVKFGDGGVDIEPLTDLYKSQVFEIGRHLGVPADVLARTPSPDTYSLPVSDKDFYFCLSYDQVDLLLYAMEHGHTVEEAAAALGLEAGQAARAWKDLERKREATKHLRSLPPVPDLGI encoded by the coding sequence ATGGCGATCGACGCCGGCGTACTCCGGATCGACGCGGCCGCGACGGCCGGGAAGATCGAGGCATTCATCAGGGACGCGGTCAAGAACACCTTCCGCCGCAAGGGGATCGTCATCGGGGTGAGCGGGGGCATCGACTCCGCCGTCGCCGCGGCCCTCTCCGTGCGCGCCCTCGGCGCGGAGCGCGTCCACGGCGTGATCCTGCCCGAACGCGACTCGAGCCCCGACAGCCGGCGCTTCGCCCTCCAGGTGATCGAGAGCCTCGGCATCGAACACAGCGAGTTCGAGATCACCGCCGCCCTCGAGACCTTCGGCGTCTACGAGAAACGCGACGCCGTCGTGCGGCGCTACTTCCCCGACGTCGCCGACGGCTACCGCTTCCGTCTCGTTTTGCCGCAGGACCTGCTCGAGCGCGACCGCATCAGCGCCTACCGGCTCGAGGTGGACGGCGGCGACGGCGGGATCCGCTCTGCGCGGCTCTCGCGCGACGACTACCTCGAGATGATGGCCGCGAACGACATCAAGCAGCGGCTCCGGATGACGCAGCTCTACTACGAGGCGGAGCGGCGCTACTTCATCGTCTGCGGCACGACCAACCGCGCCGAGACGGCGCAGGGATTCTTCGTCAAGTTCGGCGACGGCGGCGTCGACATCGAGCCGCTCACCGACCTCTACAAGAGCCAGGTCTTCGAGATCGGCCGCCATCTCGGCGTTCCCGCCGACGTCCTCGCCCGCACGCCGAGCCCCGACACCTACAGCCTCCCGGTGAGCGACAAGGACTTCTACTTCTGCCTCTCCTACGACCAGGTGGACCTGCTCCTCTACGCGATGGAGCACGGCCACACGGTGGAGGAGGCGGCGGCCGCCCTCGGCCTCGAGGCCGGGCAGGCGGCGCGCGCCTGGAAGGATCTCGAACGCAAGCGCGAAGCCACGAAGCATCTGCGCAGCCTCCCGCCGGTCCCCGACCTGGGGATCTGA
- a CDS encoding flippase translates to MGARTFLDRWIGETLRRKAVRQLGLIYSSRMVTAVLRFLAGVVVMRTLGPGPFGQLTLAAVMMAIYGRLLELGLTTTMVRKLSYHLSGGEEERAFALFRRVYVLRFVFSGGFIAVGWFISPFIAEHFFHDAVLVLPLRLAAFGGFVYNVWVHAEGALRAIERFKALAISNAVTHVVRTGAILLLARAAVLGVENVLLINILQIFLGFVIAALILPRRFYTAPAGERYPLGEIFSYSRWLFLFSVLFMLFDRLDVLMLGFFRQAAEVGIYSVAFRLIMPLELLPETFNTVFLPKVSRFRRREEISRYFRDTLKVTGLVAAVCVLLILFAKPLILLVLGERFLPSVKLFQILVGAFILLTMINPINLVGHSLNRPQLFAIMAGINLLLNFVGNILFIPRYGALGAAVVTLFSRVLGGLIGLVILKHYLDRWEGALPNDAPPAAGEPPLGGDGSPPPAGEDDGPGEGGR, encoded by the coding sequence ATGGGAGCGCGGACGTTCCTGGACAGGTGGATCGGCGAGACGCTGCGCCGCAAGGCGGTGCGGCAGCTCGGCCTCATCTATTCGAGCCGCATGGTGACGGCCGTCCTGCGTTTTCTGGCGGGAGTCGTCGTCATGCGCACGCTCGGTCCGGGTCCCTTCGGGCAGCTCACGCTCGCCGCCGTCATGATGGCGATCTACGGCCGCCTCCTCGAGCTCGGCCTCACCACCACGATGGTCCGCAAGCTCTCCTACCACCTCTCCGGCGGCGAGGAGGAGCGGGCCTTCGCCCTCTTCCGGCGGGTCTACGTCCTGCGCTTCGTCTTCTCGGGCGGCTTCATCGCCGTCGGCTGGTTCATCTCGCCCTTCATCGCCGAACATTTCTTCCACGACGCGGTGCTCGTCCTGCCGCTCCGGCTGGCCGCCTTCGGCGGGTTCGTCTACAACGTGTGGGTGCACGCCGAGGGGGCGCTCCGGGCGATCGAGCGCTTCAAGGCGCTCGCGATCAGCAACGCCGTCACCCATGTCGTCCGGACGGGCGCGATCCTGCTTCTCGCCCGCGCGGCCGTCCTCGGCGTCGAGAACGTCCTCCTCATCAACATCCTGCAGATCTTCCTCGGCTTCGTCATCGCCGCGCTCATCCTGCCGCGGCGGTTCTACACGGCCCCCGCCGGGGAGAGGTACCCGCTGGGGGAGATCTTCTCCTACAGCCGCTGGCTCTTCCTCTTCTCCGTCCTCTTCATGCTCTTCGACCGCCTCGACGTGCTGATGCTCGGCTTCTTCCGCCAGGCGGCCGAGGTGGGGATCTACTCGGTGGCCTTCCGGCTGATCATGCCCCTCGAGCTTTTGCCGGAGACCTTCAACACCGTCTTCCTGCCGAAGGTCTCGCGTTTCCGCCGCCGCGAGGAGATCTCGCGCTACTTCCGCGACACGCTGAAGGTGACCGGGCTCGTCGCCGCCGTCTGCGTCCTGCTCATCCTCTTCGCGAAACCGCTGATCCTCCTCGTGCTCGGCGAACGGTTCCTCCCCTCGGTGAAGCTCTTCCAGATCCTCGTCGGGGCCTTCATCCTCCTGACGATGATCAACCCGATCAACCTCGTCGGCCACTCGCTGAACCGGCCGCAGCTCTTCGCGATCATGGCGGGGATCAACCTTTTGCTCAACTTCGTGGGGAACATCCTCTTCATCCCCCGTTACGGGGCGCTCGGGGCGGCGGTCGTCACCCTCTTCTCGCGCGTGCTCGGCGGGCTGATCGGGCTCGTCATCCTCAAGCACTATCTCGACCGGTGGGAGGGCGCGTTGCCGAACGACGCGCCGCCCGCCGCCGGCGAGCCGCCCCTCGGCGGCGACGGGTCTCCGCCGCCGGCCGGCGAGGACGACGGACCGGGGGAGGGCGGCAGATGA
- a CDS encoding T9SS type A sorting domain-containing protein translates to MKRLHTALLVIGLLVSGSALAGAQEPLHYDVSWYPVSDPNVAEVLVYRSLTGTAGDWNEIAAVSPADSVYTDAVGLDYGTIYYYSFRTRDAIGTMSGFSGILTGLSLDEDSPAGVADYCVVDSVSIVDATTAVVHWSTAWPTTGRVKYWAMGSSAVSESDRDETLATTHATTLAGLEANRVYFVKALSHDAAAGGLVVSVAATFTSNDLPGQVHFLASGTGVTVPEGGTASFGLSLSAPPPGPVTVGIARVAGDADIDVETASRTVTFDGADWAVEKPIVLTADGDVDAEDGVAWIVVSCIAGASIPDLVVEAVENDQGTGGNPNGDLAAGHIAIYPIPFQPAAGLLNVANLPDAGILEIYDLAGRMVWDAAWSGNTFLEWDGRNNSAVDVASGRYFVLVKEDSGLVVDKRVILVVR, encoded by the coding sequence ATGAAACGGCTCCACACCGCATTGCTCGTCATCGGTCTGCTCGTATCCGGAAGCGCTCTCGCCGGCGCGCAGGAGCCGCTCCACTACGACGTCAGCTGGTATCCCGTCTCCGATCCGAACGTGGCTGAGGTGCTCGTCTACCGTTCCCTCACCGGGACGGCGGGCGACTGGAACGAGATCGCGGCGGTCTCGCCGGCGGATTCCGTCTACACCGACGCCGTCGGCCTCGACTACGGCACGATCTACTACTACAGCTTCCGCACACGCGACGCCATCGGGACGATGAGCGGATTCTCCGGCATCCTCACCGGGCTCTCCCTCGACGAGGACTCGCCGGCCGGCGTGGCGGACTACTGCGTCGTCGACTCCGTCTCGATCGTCGACGCCACGACGGCCGTCGTCCACTGGTCGACCGCCTGGCCGACGACGGGACGGGTCAAGTACTGGGCGATGGGCTCGAGCGCCGTGTCGGAGAGCGACCGCGACGAAACCCTCGCCACGACCCATGCGACCACGCTCGCCGGACTCGAGGCGAACCGGGTCTACTTCGTCAAGGCCCTCTCGCACGACGCCGCGGCGGGCGGCCTCGTCGTTTCCGTCGCTGCCACCTTCACGAGCAACGATCTTCCCGGCCAGGTCCATTTCCTCGCGAGCGGCACCGGCGTGACCGTGCCCGAGGGGGGCACGGCCTCCTTCGGCCTCTCCCTGAGCGCGCCGCCCCCGGGACCGGTGACCGTCGGGATCGCCCGCGTCGCGGGCGACGCGGACATCGACGTCGAGACGGCCAGCCGGACGGTGACCTTCGACGGCGCCGACTGGGCCGTGGAGAAGCCGATCGTCCTCACGGCCGACGGGGACGTCGACGCCGAGGACGGCGTCGCATGGATCGTCGTCTCCTGCATCGCGGGTGCCTCGATCCCCGATCTCGTCGTCGAGGCCGTCGAGAACGACCAGGGGACGGGCGGCAACCCGAACGGCGATCTCGCCGCGGGGCATATCGCGATCTACCCGATCCCCTTCCAGCCCGCCGCCGGGTTGCTGAACGTGGCGAACCTCCCCGATGCGGGCATCCTCGAGATCTACGACCTCGCCGGGCGCATGGTCTGGGACGCCGCCTGGAGCGGAAACACTTTCCTCGAGTGGGACGGCCGCAACAACAGCGCGGTGGACGTCGCGAGCGGCCGCTACTTCGTGCTGGTCAAGGAGGACTCGGGTCTCGTCGTCGACAAGCGCGTGATCCTCGTCGTCCGCTGA
- a CDS encoding AMP-binding protein → MLLQEFLEESAARHPGKEALVAGQRRLSYREIDVAANRLANALLACGVAEGDRVAVLMDNSPEAVVSIWGILKAGAVFLVINPTTKREKIRYILDNCRAAALITHSGKWRTVGRAVEGVCSLKAILAAGPALPPPPADAPAPLPWEETLAGQPGAQPPLNTIDIDLAALIYTSGTTGNPKGVMLTHRNMVSAATSITTYLENTPEDRILSVLPLSFDYGLYQAIMAARFGGALILERSFLYPWAVVNLLREERATGFPIVPTISAILLQMEEIRNEAFPDLRYITNTAAALPVSHITGLRGLFPGADIYSMYGLTECKRVSFLPPAELDRRPESVGRGMPNEQVWLVDEAGEKIEEPDRIGELVVRGANVMQGYWELPEETAARLRPGKWPWEKVLYTGDLFRMDEEGFLYFVSRRDDIIKSRGEKVSPKEIEGVVYAMEGVVEAAVVGVPDEILGEAIKLFVVRREGSAIGEKDVLAHCKAHLEDFMIPSIVEFRDALPKTTTGKITTKGLA, encoded by the coding sequence ATGCTTCTGCAGGAATTTCTGGAAGAGAGCGCCGCGCGGCACCCCGGGAAGGAGGCCCTTGTCGCGGGCCAGCGCCGCCTCTCCTACCGGGAGATCGACGTCGCGGCGAACCGGCTCGCGAACGCCCTTCTCGCGTGCGGCGTCGCCGAGGGCGACCGCGTGGCCGTTTTGATGGACAACTCCCCCGAGGCGGTCGTCTCGATCTGGGGGATCCTCAAGGCCGGCGCCGTCTTCCTCGTGATCAACCCCACGACGAAGCGGGAGAAGATCCGCTACATCCTCGACAACTGTAGGGCCGCGGCCCTCATCACCCATTCGGGGAAATGGCGGACCGTCGGCCGGGCCGTCGAGGGCGTTTGTTCGCTGAAGGCGATTCTCGCGGCGGGCCCCGCCCTGCCGCCGCCGCCGGCCGACGCGCCCGCGCCCCTGCCGTGGGAGGAGACCCTCGCCGGGCAACCCGGCGCGCAGCCGCCCCTGAACACGATCGACATCGACTTGGCGGCACTCATCTACACATCGGGCACGACGGGGAACCCGAAGGGGGTCATGCTGACCCACCGCAACATGGTCTCCGCCGCGACATCGATCACCACCTACCTCGAGAACACGCCGGAGGACCGCATCCTCTCCGTGCTGCCCCTCTCCTTCGACTACGGCCTCTACCAGGCGATCATGGCGGCCCGGTTCGGCGGCGCGCTGATACTCGAGCGGTCATTCCTCTACCCGTGGGCCGTCGTCAACCTGCTCCGCGAGGAGCGCGCGACCGGCTTCCCGATCGTCCCGACGATCTCGGCGATCCTCCTCCAGATGGAGGAGATCCGCAACGAGGCGTTCCCCGACCTGCGCTACATCACCAACACGGCGGCCGCCCTGCCGGTCAGCCACATCACCGGCCTGCGCGGACTCTTTCCCGGCGCGGACATCTACTCGATGTACGGCCTCACCGAGTGCAAGCGCGTCTCCTTTCTCCCGCCGGCGGAGCTCGACCGCCGCCCGGAATCGGTGGGCCGCGGGATGCCGAACGAGCAGGTGTGGCTCGTCGACGAGGCGGGCGAGAAAATCGAGGAGCCGGACAGGATCGGCGAGCTCGTCGTCCGCGGCGCCAACGTGATGCAGGGCTACTGGGAGCTCCCCGAGGAGACCGCGGCGCGGCTCCGCCCGGGGAAATGGCCGTGGGAGAAGGTGCTCTACACGGGCGACCTCTTCCGGATGGACGAGGAGGGGTTCCTCTACTTCGTCTCGCGCCGCGACGACATCATCAAGAGCCGTGGCGAGAAGGTGAGCCCGAAGGAGATCGAGGGGGTCGTCTACGCGATGGAGGGAGTCGTCGAGGCGGCCGTCGTCGGCGTGCCCGACGAGATCCTCGGCGAGGCGATCAAGCTCTTCGTCGTCCGCCGCGAGGGCTCGGCGATCGGCGAGAAGGACGTGCTCGCCCACTGCAAGGCGCACCTCGAGGATTTCATGATCCCGTCGATCGTCGAATTCAGGGACGCGCTCCCGAAGACGACGACGGGCAAGATCACGACGAAGGGACTCGCGTAA